Below is a genomic region from Rosa chinensis cultivar Old Blush chromosome 5, RchiOBHm-V2, whole genome shotgun sequence.
TTTAAAATGATTTGGcaaggtaaaaaaaaatcttgaacGAGTGCCCATAATTCCTCAAAGAATTTAAAAATAAGATTGCCATATTTTTGTCTCATGCTATAGTTACTAGGATTTTGAGTCATGAGAGACAAACTCATTAATTGGCGGCTTGTTATGTGTAGAAGATGAATTAAATGCAGCTCCTATCTTTCTTTTAGGGTGGTTTTGTTCATACCTCTCAATTTCCTATGTAGACctcttttaatttttgtaaaaattgaATCTTCATTTCCCTTTCTAAACTAATAACAAATGAGTGTGTTTCTGTTCAAACTTCCTTAATTATTGTTTATACCTCCAATATTTTTCTCCTCAATTGCCCCCTTCTAACTATATGAACTCTCTCTATATCAAGAGAGAACCTCCTTAAACTTGAAAAGTGaggatatttttatttttaggatgtATTTTAATAACTCACAACCAATCATTCTCTAGTTACCTATACACATATGaattctacaaaaaattagccaaatcaaaAAACGTTTAACTATTTGATTAGCACAATattcgttttaattttatcatCTTGCATAAGAATCTAAAGGATCAACGACGGTTGAGATCATTGAATTAAGTCACATACTTGTATTAAATAACAAAAGTCCTCAAATTCTCAAAGTAAGGAGGTTCTCTCTAGAACggacctctatatatatatataaggcatccaaaactgtaatttacacgaacgaactaAATCCGTCAAACCTGAACCGTTTATGTAAATTACAATTTTGGATGCcgtaacgatcatcaatttggctgaaaatttatatatataatctatacattatgacctaaaaactgaacgattaagatgtgaatatgtgatcaaaatatggaaatccataCCGCAAGCCAagttaaggacctccttagcatagaaggacatatgtgtgtgtgtgtgtgtgatgttGATTATTAACACCTTAAATCTCTATCCACACACTCTTTctcatttttattctttaaattCACATTTGTTTTGGTAAAATATCTTAACTCACCTTCGTTTGCAATTCTCTTTCCTATTCTCTAATTCAAACTAAACTGTCATGTTCTATCTTCACACTAAAATTTCTCAAATCCATAAGACATGCAATGCTCAATCACtcgtttatttttgtttttggtcaatATTTGTTCATTTTTTATGCAATGCTCAATCACtcgtttattttttgtttttgtttttgttttgtgttggtGAAGTTTGTATGCAGGGTAGAGTTGTTGAATATGGTGTTAGATAATATAGTTTTTGATTCAATCTAATTGGAATTTTTTGGTGGACTTTTTAAGTTAGAGTCAAAGTGTTACTAGATTTATGTTGGTACTTATTTTTTAGCTCGTAGACAATCTTGAAGATTAAACCGGCTTGGAAAGGAAATAATTGTATAAAGTTTGGAATTTTTTGTATAGTGTCTATTTATTCTGGtaaaatcaaatccaaaaaaaaaaaagtcaatatACCAATTTAAGAGAGAGGAACGCTAGCAACCTTCCCCTCCAACATTTCCCTTTCAACCTTTCCCATTCATTGCTTGCCACGTGTATTCCACTATCCCTAAAAATCAGATAATTAATAGGCAAAAAAGACACATTTTCAATTTCCCTCTCTACCCCTATTTACTCAATTTCAACAGTATTAAAACTCATCAGTCTTCTCACGTTTATcaacttctctttctttttcttttttttctctgaatCGTCGTGGAACAGAAGCTCTTAAACTTCCATTGACGCCATCCTCCAGTCTCCATCTTTTCTCTTCACTGGGTTCGAAAGCTGCGGTGGTTTTCAAAGACAACAAAGGCAACTGATCTAAATATTCaggtttccttcttcttcttttttttttctttcttctgtctAATAAAACCTATGATTACATTAGATTATGAACAATAGTTCATCGTTGAGGAGTAGGCTAGAAAATTCAATATGAAATTATGCTTCTGATTTGTTCAATTGTAAAAGTCTACCATTCGTATTAGGATTAGAGAATTATGCTTTTGAAATTATGTAATCAATCATTTGTGCAATTGTACAACATTACGTCTCTACAATTGTGGCTTTGTGCAATCAATTCAAATTATGCTTATGATTATTGATAGGATTAGAGAATTATGAATTTTGAACCTCGACTAAGGTGATGCTCTTTTTTTACTTCATGTGCTCCATTCTCTGTTTTGTTTTAGGTGTTCATGGGGCTGGAAATAGACATAAATTTGGCTGCTGAGGAAGATGATAATTAtaatgaagatgacatggatgATGATAATTATTATGAAGATGGTATGAATGACGATAATTATAATGAAGATGGTGTAGGAGAAGAATTTGGTCATAGTAATGGTGGTGAAAGCTCCattaatatgaaaaaaaattcagagCCATATGTTGGAATGGAATTTAATTCTGATGGCATTGCACAGTCATTTTATTTAGAGTATGCCAAGATGACAAGGTTTGCTGCTTCAAAAATAGCTTGTCGTCGATCAAAGGTAACTAAAGAATGGGTCGATGCAAAGTATGCTTGTACAAGATTTGGGTCAAAGCGAAAAACTGACACTCGTAACCCCCGTCCCTGCATGAAGATAGACTGCAAGGCAATGTTGCATGTCAAAAGAAGGCAAGATGGGAAATGGGTTGTTCAAAATTTTGTGAAAGAGCATAATCATGAACTTTCTCCGGAGGGTGTCCACTACTTTCCATGTTATAGAAACATTGCTTCCGGTGACTTGAACAATATTAGTACTTTGCATTCAGTTGGATTGAAACCAAGTAAGATTTTTGCTGCTTTAGCCAAACAGTGTGGAGGATATCAGAACATTGGTTTTTTACAAAAAGATATGAGAAATTTTTTGGATAAGAAACGTCGGTTAGAATTGGAATCTGGCGATGCTAAGGCAATGTTGGAGCATTTTACTAGTATGCAAGAAGAGAATCCTAATTTCTTCTACGCAATGGATCTAGATGAAGAACAACGCTTGAGAAATGTGTTTTGGGTTGATGCAAAAGGCCGGGAGGACTACAAGATTTTTGGAGATGTGGTTTCTTTTGATACGACATATATCACAAACAAATATAAGATGCCTTTTGCTCCTTTTATTGGAGTGAATAATCATTTCCAGTCTACATTACTTGGTTGTGCACTTCTTGCAGATGAAACTACATCGACGTTCGTTTGGTTAATGGAGACATGGGTTAGAGCAATGGGTGGAAGAGCTCCTACTGCCATTTTAACTGATCAAGATCAAGCCATGAAAGCTGCAATTGCAAAAGTTTTTCCAAATGCTAGACACAGGTTCTGTTTATGGCATATATTGAAGAAGCTCCCAGAAAAACTTGGtagttttttgaaagaaaatgaaaattttatgcCGGTATAACGGTATTTAATGATTGTATCTACCATTTGTGGACAGAGGAGGACTTTGAGAACAAATGGCAAAGTATGATTGAGATCTTTAATTTGGAAGATGATGACTGGCTTCAAACTTTGTTTAGAGACAGTAAGCAGTGGGTTCCTACTTATATGAGAGATACATTTTTTGCCGGAATGTCCACAACTCAAAGGTTAGAAAgtattaattctttttttgatAAATATGTAAACAAGAAAACTTCATTGAAGGAGTTTGTTGAACAATACAAAGAAGCTGCTCAAGATAGATTGGAAGTGGA
It encodes:
- the LOC112203703 gene encoding protein FAR-RED IMPAIRED RESPONSE 1-like, with translation MGLEIDINLAAEEDDNYNEDDMDDDNYYEDGMNDDNYNEDGVGEEFGHSNGGESSINMKKNSEPYVGMEFNSDGIAQSFYLEYAKMTRFAASKIACRRSKVTKEWVDAKYACTRFGSKRKTDTRNPRPCMKIDCKAMLHVKRRQDGKWVVQNFVKEHNHELSPEGVHYFPCYRNIASGDLNNISTLHSVGLKPSKIFAALAKQCGGYQNIGFLQKDMRNFLDKKRRLELESGDAKAMLEHFTSMQEENPNFFYAMDLDEEQRLRNVFWVDAKGREDYKIFGDVVSFDTTYITNKYKMPFAPFIGVNNHFQSTLLGCALLADETTSTFVWLMETWVRAMGGRALLDPKVSSTKGAPKRIRSGVEISSRNGSKRSRNVHEKVGDTNFDNNECTQDCLQDIGNMLD